One Bdellovibrio bacteriovorus str. Tiberius DNA segment encodes these proteins:
- a CDS encoding efflux RND transporter periplasmic adaptor subunit, which yields MKKTLIMAGVATVALLLFAGYKFSRTSERSAWKVLTASTGELVVKVTANGSVTPKNKVVVNTPIAGRVDRVVVEEGAKVRKGQQLALLSSSDRVALMDSLHQGIPAEERVRLQEMYRPTPILAPATGTVVLRNVNQGQSVTQENTLFEISDVLIVISKVDETDIAKVHLGQTVEVGIDAYGGERFSGVVERIGQQSTVTNNVTTYDVFITASTDFPDKIKSGMSASVDYLIAKKENALLLPSWLSEGRKNTTVKLQLVGPGGEHVEREVTLGESNGESVEVLAGLTVADQVLYKPLSYENDSKSLPFSVGAKKK from the coding sequence GTGAAAAAGACATTGATTATGGCAGGAGTGGCAACGGTCGCTCTTTTGCTTTTTGCCGGGTATAAGTTTTCCCGCACTTCCGAAAGAAGTGCCTGGAAGGTGCTGACCGCAAGCACCGGAGAACTGGTGGTGAAAGTCACAGCCAATGGTTCCGTGACTCCGAAAAACAAAGTCGTGGTGAACACTCCGATCGCGGGTCGCGTGGACCGTGTTGTGGTGGAAGAAGGCGCCAAGGTCCGTAAAGGGCAGCAACTGGCGCTTTTAAGTTCCAGTGACCGGGTGGCGTTGATGGATTCCCTGCACCAGGGCATCCCTGCTGAAGAACGCGTGCGCCTGCAAGAAATGTATCGTCCTACACCGATTCTGGCTCCAGCGACGGGGACTGTGGTTCTGCGCAATGTGAATCAAGGTCAGTCGGTGACTCAGGAAAATACCTTATTCGAGATTTCTGACGTTCTGATTGTGATCTCGAAGGTGGATGAAACCGATATTGCCAAAGTTCATCTCGGTCAAACCGTGGAAGTGGGAATTGATGCCTACGGGGGCGAGCGCTTTAGCGGGGTGGTGGAACGCATTGGCCAGCAAAGCACGGTGACTAACAATGTGACCACTTATGACGTGTTCATCACGGCCTCCACCGACTTCCCGGATAAAATCAAATCCGGCATGTCTGCCAGCGTGGACTATCTGATTGCGAAAAAAGAAAATGCCCTGCTGTTGCCAAGCTGGCTGTCTGAAGGACGTAAAAACACGACCGTGAAGTTGCAATTGGTTGGCCCGGGTGGTGAACATGTTGAACGGGAAGTCACTTTGGGTGAATCCAACGGCGAGTCCGTCGAAGTTTTGGCGGGTCTGACCGTTGCAGATCAGGTTTTGTACAAGCCATTGTCATATGAAAATGACAGCAAAAGTCTGCCATTCAGCGTAGGGGCCAAGAAGAAATAA
- a CDS encoding UDP-glucose dehydrogenase family protein, which translates to MKISVIGTGYVGLVTGTCFAEKGNDVLCADIDVKRIEKLNNGIAPFYEPGLEELIKKNFQKKRLTFTANIEEAVQTSDVLMIAVGTPSDEDGSTDLRYVMSVAESIGRFMTADKVVVVKSTVPVGTCEAVRAEVMRVLAERGVSYDVQIVSNPEFLREGAALEDCLYPERVIAGVQSEEARQLIISLYRPFVDDESRILVMDVYSSEMTKYAANAMLATRISFMNELSRVCELSGANIDLVKKGMGMDRRIGPHFLNAGVGYGGSCFPKDVKALIKTASNLGSPMSILQAVEDVNLQQHDHFFKKVQNYFKGELEGKTIAIWGLAFKPGTDDLREAPALRLIEKFLYYGARIRAADPIALEGARKLLSFESRVQLLDSFYEALQGADVLVIATEWPEFKGADFAQVKSMLKSPVIFDGRNIFDPVDMARQGFDYISIGKDPAFQRVVQTGSHVEISNQWLN; encoded by the coding sequence ATGAAAATTTCTGTTATTGGAACCGGTTATGTTGGTTTGGTCACCGGGACCTGCTTTGCTGAAAAAGGCAATGATGTTTTGTGTGCTGATATCGATGTGAAGCGCATTGAAAAATTAAATAACGGAATTGCTCCTTTCTATGAGCCAGGTCTTGAAGAACTCATCAAAAAGAATTTCCAGAAAAAACGTCTGACGTTCACTGCGAACATTGAAGAAGCCGTTCAGACGTCTGACGTTCTGATGATCGCCGTGGGCACACCTTCTGATGAAGATGGTTCCACGGATCTGCGCTATGTGATGAGTGTTGCTGAAAGCATCGGCCGCTTCATGACTGCCGACAAAGTCGTCGTTGTCAAATCCACGGTCCCAGTTGGGACGTGCGAGGCCGTGCGCGCGGAAGTGATGCGGGTACTGGCTGAACGTGGTGTTTCGTACGATGTTCAAATTGTTTCCAATCCCGAGTTCCTGCGTGAAGGAGCGGCGTTGGAAGACTGCCTTTATCCAGAGCGCGTGATCGCGGGTGTGCAAAGCGAAGAAGCCCGCCAGTTGATCATTAGTCTGTACCGTCCGTTTGTGGATGATGAATCCCGCATTCTGGTGATGGATGTGTATTCTTCCGAGATGACCAAGTATGCGGCCAACGCGATGCTGGCGACGCGCATCTCTTTCATGAACGAACTGTCCCGTGTGTGCGAGCTTTCCGGCGCCAATATTGATCTGGTGAAAAAAGGCATGGGCATGGATCGTCGTATCGGTCCTCACTTCCTGAATGCCGGCGTTGGTTACGGGGGTTCCTGTTTCCCGAAAGACGTGAAGGCTTTGATCAAGACCGCGAGCAATCTGGGAAGCCCGATGAGCATCCTGCAAGCGGTGGAAGATGTGAATCTGCAGCAGCATGATCATTTCTTTAAGAAGGTTCAGAACTATTTCAAAGGCGAACTGGAAGGAAAAACGATTGCCATCTGGGGCCTGGCCTTCAAGCCCGGCACTGATGACTTGCGTGAAGCTCCGGCTTTGCGTCTGATTGAAAAGTTTCTTTATTATGGGGCGCGCATTCGTGCCGCCGATCCGATTGCTTTGGAAGGTGCACGCAAGTTGCTAAGCTTCGAATCCCGCGTTCAGTTGTTGGATTCTTTCTATGAGGCTTTGCAGGGGGCCGATGTTCTGGTGATCGCAACCGAGTGGCCTGAATTCAAAGGCGCCGACTTTGCTCAAGTGAAGTCTATGTTGAAATCGCCGGTCATTTTCGATGGTCGCAATATCTTTGACCCGGTGGATATGGCCCGTCAGGGCTTTGACTATATCAGTATTGGTAAAGATCCGGCATTCCAGCGTGTGGTTCAGACGGGCAGTCACGTTGAAATCAGCAATCAGTGGTTGAACTAA
- a CDS encoding glycosyltransferase has protein sequence MKQTAIGFVLKGYPRVSETFIAQEIYLLEQQGFQIEILSMRKAREPERQPIVSLIKAPVTYIPEYIWAEWGTVLKENLRTLRLHPVRYLRYLTVALTRTVVQRDDSPIKRFLQAGWLISKKNLGTDRSPIHHLHSHFAHTPTELTWYMSRVAGLKYSISAHAKDIYTISEKELVERINSSEFIMTCTSYNHEFMQKLPAVQPQKVHKVYHGINLESFKPTFAKSYSTEELSRFVSVGRLVEKKGYDVIFTALQALKKDGVKFSYDIYGAGEMKKELLALREQLNLETEIQFHYTATHPQIIERFNQGGIFICGSKLTASGDRDGIPNTVAEAMSMELPVIATNVSGIPELITHGSDGLLIAEKDPVQLTQALKDLLQNTEKARSLGLAARQKVAQVFDSSNLINNCSRLLGPYR, from the coding sequence ATGAAACAAACCGCCATCGGCTTTGTCCTAAAAGGCTATCCCCGAGTCAGCGAAACCTTCATCGCTCAGGAAATCTATTTACTGGAACAACAGGGCTTTCAAATTGAAATCCTGTCCATGCGTAAAGCGCGCGAACCGGAACGTCAGCCCATCGTGTCCCTGATCAAAGCTCCGGTCACCTACATCCCTGAATACATCTGGGCCGAGTGGGGTACAGTTCTAAAAGAAAACCTGCGCACGCTGCGTCTGCATCCAGTTCGCTATCTGCGCTACTTGACCGTAGCGTTGACCCGCACCGTGGTTCAACGTGACGACAGCCCGATCAAACGCTTTTTGCAGGCGGGCTGGTTGATCTCTAAAAAGAATCTGGGCACCGACAGGTCCCCTATTCATCATTTACATTCACATTTTGCGCACACTCCGACCGAACTGACCTGGTACATGTCCCGCGTTGCGGGGCTTAAGTATTCCATTTCTGCTCATGCCAAGGATATCTACACCATTTCTGAAAAAGAACTGGTCGAACGCATCAACAGTTCTGAATTCATTATGACCTGCACCAGCTATAATCATGAATTCATGCAAAAGCTTCCGGCCGTGCAACCGCAAAAGGTTCACAAGGTCTATCACGGCATCAATCTGGAATCCTTCAAACCGACCTTTGCGAAAAGCTATTCCACAGAAGAACTGTCCCGCTTTGTCAGCGTCGGCCGTCTGGTCGAGAAAAAAGGCTATGACGTCATCTTCACTGCCCTGCAGGCTTTGAAAAAAGACGGCGTGAAATTCAGCTATGACATTTACGGTGCCGGTGAAATGAAAAAAGAATTGCTGGCCCTGCGCGAGCAGTTGAATCTGGAAACTGAAATTCAGTTCCATTATACCGCCACCCATCCGCAGATCATTGAGCGCTTCAATCAGGGTGGTATTTTTATCTGCGGATCAAAGCTGACGGCCAGCGGGGATCGCGATGGTATTCCAAATACCGTGGCCGAAGCCATGTCGATGGAACTTCCAGTTATTGCCACCAATGTGTCGGGCATTCCCGAACTTATCACCCACGGCAGTGACGGCCTTTTAATCGCAGAAAAAGACCCGGTGCAATTGACTCAAGCCCTGAAGGACTTGCTTCAAAACACCGAAAAGGCCCGCAGTCTGGGACTGGCCGCCCGTCAAAAAGTGGCGCAGGTCTTTGACAGCTCAAATCTGATCAATAACTGCTCCCGCCTGCTGGGACCTTACCGATGA
- a CDS encoding glycosyltransferase family protein, translating to MTKPRLLFYCQHLLGIGHLTRSLAICEALNEDFEVHFLQGGPDVGKTLKHPSFHHHFLTPLLMRESDCSLYDPAGVKTAEEIFQERQQSINTLLGDLPFAAVITELFPFGRNKFKGEVMDLIQKARTVNSMVHVSCSIRDILVEKKDSVEREMKMVRLVEENYDAVFVHSDPQILRFEETFSQATRLQEKLCYTGFVTESPKAKHSLGRRNEILISMGGGVVGDELVLAALEIMPSLPEYLFRVAPGPYASEALKKTLAEKAANNPQLRIEPFLNNFEEELSQVALSISLAGYNTMMNILNTRTPALVYPYMANIEQNLRATRMADQGLLSVIYEKDLTPADLLKKVKNQLQHQWPSLEVGLKGAKQTSKLLSNILQERTNS from the coding sequence ATGACGAAACCTCGTCTGCTGTTTTATTGTCAGCATCTGTTGGGCATCGGGCATTTGACCCGGTCCCTGGCTATTTGCGAAGCGCTGAATGAAGACTTTGAGGTTCACTTCCTGCAAGGCGGACCGGATGTTGGAAAAACACTGAAGCACCCGTCCTTTCATCATCATTTTTTGACACCGCTTTTGATGCGCGAATCAGATTGCAGTCTGTATGACCCGGCCGGCGTCAAAACCGCTGAAGAAATCTTTCAAGAGCGTCAACAGTCTATCAACACCTTGCTAGGTGATCTGCCTTTTGCCGCGGTGATCACCGAACTGTTCCCGTTTGGGCGCAACAAGTTCAAAGGTGAAGTCATGGATCTGATCCAGAAGGCCCGTACGGTCAATTCGATGGTGCACGTGTCCTGTTCGATTCGCGATATCCTGGTTGAAAAAAAGGACTCGGTCGAACGTGAAATGAAAATGGTCCGTCTGGTTGAAGAAAACTACGACGCCGTCTTTGTTCATTCCGACCCGCAGATTCTGCGCTTTGAAGAAACGTTTTCCCAGGCAACCCGTCTGCAAGAAAAATTATGCTACACAGGTTTCGTGACTGAAAGTCCGAAGGCCAAACACAGCTTAGGCCGCCGCAACGAAATTCTAATCAGCATGGGTGGCGGCGTTGTCGGTGATGAGCTGGTGTTGGCGGCCCTTGAAATCATGCCGTCCCTGCCGGAATACCTGTTCCGGGTGGCACCGGGGCCTTATGCCTCTGAAGCACTGAAGAAAACTCTTGCCGAAAAAGCGGCGAACAATCCGCAACTGCGAATTGAACCCTTCTTGAACAATTTCGAGGAAGAGCTTTCGCAGGTCGCCCTTTCCATCAGTCTTGCTGGCTACAACACCATGATGAATATCCTCAACACCCGCACGCCGGCTTTGGTGTATCCATACATGGCCAACATTGAACAGAATCTGCGCGCGACCCGTATGGCCGATCAGGGTCTGCTATCGGTGATCTATGAAAAGGATCTGACCCCGGCAGATCTGCTTAAGAAAGTAAAAAATCAACTGCAGCACCAATGGCCTTCACTTGAAGTCGGTCTGAAAGGTGCTAAACAAACATCGAAGTTGTTATCGAATATACTTCAAGAAAGGACGAATTCATGA
- a CDS encoding ABC transporter permease, with translation MKPLISVRNLKKQYVTEVGEGESIEVSALAGVNLDIHQGEFVAIMGPSGSGKSTLMQILGLLDRSTGGDYHLNGQNIDGLDDDQLAELRSNLIGFVFQFFNLLPRSTCIDNVALPIIYSGGENPQERAIELLKAVDLGHRLTHRPHQLSGGQQQRVAIARALANNPKIIFADEPTGNISSQQTEEVLGLLDDLNKKGVTIILVTHEPEVAKRARRLITIKDGLVVGDETLQEPRIRCENPEVIATKERAERFQWKRLRENLRMAWVSLTLNLLRTSLATLGVMIGIASFVAMVAIGEGAKKAVGDMISSLGTNILNVRAVNPKSAKGASESLRKFELHDYESLEQFSRSVPAIKSVDAQVYGDVTASYGNKNAVVELMGATPSIEAMQNFIPVMGRFFTDDENRLQARVALIGQTTAQNLFGDRNPVGAIIRINRADYQIIGLLPRKGATAYKDRDDLLIVPLKTGMHRLLGRRSVAVMTIEAADSGPAMKRAEYVVDEWMYSHRQIKNGEARNYDIRNMNDIQELYTQSTGIISSMLKAISVVALLVGGIGIMNVMFVSVKERTREVGLRKAIGGKRLDILSQFLVESVLIGLFGGVVGTVLGYLLSVAAGELLDWATLFSMSSVVVAFVFSFVVGLVFGLWPAKQASELSPIEALRYE, from the coding sequence ATGAAGCCTTTGATTTCTGTTCGCAATCTCAAGAAACAATACGTCACCGAAGTCGGTGAAGGGGAGTCTATTGAGGTTTCAGCCCTTGCGGGTGTGAACTTGGATATTCACCAGGGCGAATTCGTGGCGATCATGGGTCCTTCGGGATCAGGCAAGTCCACTTTGATGCAGATTCTGGGCTTGTTGGATCGTTCCACAGGTGGAGACTATCATCTGAATGGTCAGAACATTGACGGTCTGGATGACGATCAGTTGGCGGAACTGCGGTCGAATCTGATTGGTTTTGTTTTTCAGTTCTTCAATCTGCTGCCAAGATCCACCTGTATAGACAATGTGGCTTTGCCAATCATTTATTCCGGTGGCGAAAATCCGCAGGAGCGCGCGATTGAGCTTTTAAAAGCCGTTGATCTGGGGCACCGTTTGACCCACCGGCCGCATCAGTTGTCCGGTGGTCAGCAGCAGCGCGTGGCAATTGCCCGTGCCTTGGCGAACAATCCCAAAATTATTTTTGCCGATGAACCGACCGGGAATATTTCATCCCAGCAGACAGAAGAAGTTTTAGGCCTGCTGGATGATTTGAACAAAAAAGGTGTAACCATCATTCTGGTCACCCACGAACCGGAAGTGGCTAAAAGAGCCCGTCGTTTGATCACAATCAAAGACGGTCTGGTGGTTGGGGATGAAACCCTGCAAGAACCCCGCATTCGCTGTGAAAATCCGGAAGTCATTGCGACGAAAGAACGCGCAGAGCGATTTCAGTGGAAACGCTTGCGTGAAAACCTGCGCATGGCCTGGGTGTCATTGACCCTGAATTTGTTGCGTACCAGCCTGGCTACTTTAGGAGTGATGATCGGCATTGCCTCGTTTGTGGCGATGGTCGCTATCGGGGAAGGGGCTAAAAAAGCTGTTGGTGATATGATTTCATCCCTGGGCACTAATATTCTGAACGTGCGCGCGGTAAATCCCAAAAGCGCCAAAGGGGCCAGCGAAAGCTTACGCAAATTCGAATTGCATGACTATGAGTCTTTAGAACAGTTCTCGCGCAGCGTGCCTGCAATCAAGAGCGTCGATGCGCAGGTCTACGGGGACGTGACGGCGTCTTACGGGAATAAAAATGCCGTGGTGGAACTGATGGGGGCGACACCTTCTATCGAGGCCATGCAGAATTTTATTCCGGTGATGGGGCGCTTCTTTACCGATGATGAAAACCGTTTGCAGGCGCGTGTGGCTTTAATTGGCCAGACCACGGCCCAGAATCTTTTTGGGGATCGCAACCCGGTGGGTGCGATCATTCGTATCAATCGCGCTGATTATCAGATTATTGGACTGCTTCCGCGAAAAGGGGCGACGGCTTACAAAGACCGTGATGATCTTTTGATCGTGCCTTTGAAAACGGGCATGCACCGTTTGTTGGGCCGTCGCAGTGTTGCTGTGATGACAATTGAAGCGGCGGATTCGGGGCCGGCGATGAAGCGGGCTGAATACGTCGTTGATGAATGGATGTATTCCCATCGTCAGATTAAAAACGGTGAAGCTCGCAATTACGACATTCGCAATATGAACGACATCCAGGAACTGTACACCCAGTCCACGGGCATTATTTCGTCCATGCTAAAGGCGATTTCAGTGGTGGCGTTGCTGGTGGGTGGTATTGGTATTATGAACGTGATGTTTGTATCCGTGAAAGAACGCACCCGGGAAGTGGGTTTGCGTAAAGCCATTGGTGGCAAGCGTCTGGATATTCTGTCTCAGTTCCTGGTGGAATCCGTATTGATCGGTCTGTTCGGCGGGGTCGTTGGGACCGTTCTGGGATATCTATTGTCTGTCGCGGCGGGCGAGCTGCTGGATTGGGCGACGTTATTTTCGATGAGTTCTGTTGTGGTGGCGTTTGTGTTTTCGTTTGTGGTGGGTCTGGTCTTTGGACTTTGGCCGGCGAAACAAGCTTCCGAGCTGTCACCGATCGAGGCCCTGCGCTACGAATAG
- a CDS encoding polysaccharide lyase has protein sequence MIRLLLPLVLISGQALALGQRLPDEGAPVFISDFEKGGFKGWDIKRIPQDHSAEIQSDVVRSGSKAVRFELRNNENVSGGFRSELRDPYFAPLFQDTWYHLSVFVPEHFPMTLTNSCVFAQWHDQQDPGDGDRNPPIAIRLRGTGQLHITARYSAEKIQNGKPGPEVLLYEDVRFQRNEWNDFIVRVHWSYLNNGQVQIWRNGKMIVDYRGPIGYNDDKGPYFKMGVYCRETPVEPLVAYHDNYRRAPTSTELKLK, from the coding sequence ATGATCCGTCTTCTTTTGCCTCTGGTACTTATTTCAGGACAAGCTTTGGCGCTGGGCCAAAGGCTTCCAGATGAAGGGGCCCCCGTATTTATTTCTGACTTTGAAAAAGGCGGCTTTAAAGGCTGGGATATCAAACGCATTCCGCAGGATCATTCTGCCGAAATCCAAAGCGACGTGGTTCGCTCTGGCAGCAAAGCTGTGCGCTTTGAACTGCGCAACAACGAAAATGTTTCAGGCGGCTTCCGCTCGGAATTGCGTGATCCCTACTTTGCACCATTGTTCCAGGACACATGGTACCACCTGTCGGTGTTCGTGCCTGAGCACTTCCCGATGACCCTCACGAACTCGTGTGTTTTTGCCCAGTGGCATGATCAGCAAGATCCAGGGGATGGCGACCGCAATCCGCCAATTGCCATTCGTCTGCGTGGCACGGGACAACTGCACATTACGGCTCGCTACAGTGCTGAAAAGATCCAAAATGGAAAACCGGGACCTGAAGTATTGTTATATGAAGACGTCCGCTTCCAACGAAATGAATGGAATGATTTTATCGTGCGTGTTCACTGGTCCTATCTGAATAACGGCCAGGTGCAGATCTGGAGAAACGGAAAAATGATCGTCGATTATCGCGGCCCGATTGGCTACAATGACGACAAAGGGCCTTACTTCAAGATGGGCGTTTACTGCCGGGAAACTCCGGTGGAACCTTTGGTCGCTTATCACGACAACTATCGTCGCGCACCGACATCAACTGAATTGAAACTGAAATAG
- a CDS encoding TolC family protein — translation MTKAVLVLLLTISSVSQAAVVWDWSTLLKKTYSQNAEIQAFEKQKEAASYQKDAAKSDFLPSVYLFADRTRQEQEGGLLGSDITTDTYGVKANWNLFNGFSTYNTVKKYSFQERQSLSQLQEQKAEVRYTLRRALLRILISQRATETWNKLLRLQQDQTSVVQIKYNNGVEALWSVELSRANVEITKATLALENQNYVAAMAEIEALLGESLPIDTKWVDDIDVLLNSQINTPLTDNHPRLMLLQDQVDEAWADSAIQKSGYLPSLKASVQWAKAKPEDQSTVQENQYGLTLSLPLFEGFSTVNRSGQSRAVALSREFNLKDARTHLQRNVEKARSLFGANLKYLKAKELEVKATHLWSRTVERQYRLGVRKYSDWDQAQTKMITSERDYLQSLRDTLESRIELERLLAVTEEQ, via the coding sequence ATGACTAAAGCGGTTCTGGTTCTTTTATTGACGATTTCTTCTGTGTCCCAGGCGGCGGTCGTCTGGGATTGGTCGACGTTGTTGAAAAAAACCTATTCTCAGAACGCAGAAATTCAAGCCTTTGAAAAACAGAAAGAAGCAGCTTCTTACCAAAAAGACGCCGCAAAGTCTGACTTCCTGCCGTCAGTGTACCTGTTTGCTGACCGCACCCGCCAAGAGCAGGAGGGCGGACTTCTGGGGTCTGATATTACCACTGACACCTATGGAGTGAAAGCGAACTGGAATCTGTTCAATGGTTTTTCTACCTATAATACAGTTAAAAAGTATTCCTTCCAGGAACGTCAAAGCCTGTCCCAGCTGCAAGAACAGAAAGCCGAAGTCCGCTACACTCTTCGCCGGGCTCTGTTGCGTATTTTGATTTCCCAGCGCGCGACAGAAACCTGGAACAAACTTTTGCGTTTGCAGCAGGATCAAACCTCGGTGGTGCAAATCAAATACAATAATGGAGTTGAAGCCCTTTGGTCAGTGGAACTGTCCCGGGCCAATGTTGAAATCACCAAAGCCACCCTGGCTTTGGAAAATCAGAACTATGTCGCGGCAATGGCTGAAATCGAAGCCTTGTTGGGGGAAAGTCTGCCTATAGACACGAAATGGGTCGACGACATTGATGTGCTGCTAAATTCGCAAATCAACACTCCACTGACGGACAATCACCCGCGTCTGATGCTGTTGCAAGATCAGGTGGATGAAGCGTGGGCTGATTCCGCGATTCAGAAGTCCGGCTATTTGCCATCTTTGAAGGCCAGTGTGCAGTGGGCGAAAGCAAAACCCGAAGACCAATCAACAGTGCAGGAAAACCAGTACGGTCTGACTTTAAGCCTTCCGTTGTTTGAGGGTTTTTCCACCGTCAATCGCTCAGGACAGAGCCGGGCCGTGGCACTGTCCCGGGAATTCAATCTGAAGGACGCGCGCACGCATTTGCAGAGAAATGTTGAAAAAGCGCGCAGTCTTTTCGGTGCGAATCTTAAATATCTAAAAGCTAAAGAACTTGAAGTCAAAGCGACTCATCTGTGGTCGCGAACGGTTGAAAGACAGTATCGACTGGGTGTTCGCAAATACTCGGACTGGGATCAGGCACAGACCAAAATGATCACCAGTGAACGCGATTATCTGCAAAGTCTGCGCGACACCCTGGAAAGTCGCATCGAACTTGAAAGACTGTTGGCCGTAACGGAGGAACAGTGA
- a CDS encoding glycosyltransferase family protein: protein MSKKRVVFYSHDTFGLGHIRRTQKLANEIAQNDRSILIICASPKASSYSSSQGIEYLNLPGFTKQVTGQYVPRSLNIPIDEFVNLRASLILSAVRAFQPDVFIIDKEPLGVKKELLPALEYLKKQKKCKVVCGFRDILDEKEAVQDEWQRRDTADSLRRYFDHVLIYGEKNVYDFAAEYGLDPDLAEKLLYVGYVHPQENLNHSDFKMPFENKLPNVTLTLGGGGDGDEILKLYTELLSRRGSELKFNSYVLTGPFANPESVKALQAIEVRLPQLSVKEFVSDSFSVFQQSDLVVSMGGYNTMTELVSMGQKPIILPRVKPRKEQLIRASVFQKRGLCDFLAPEALTPESLEQLITQRLSSPRKAPHFPAEGLAQFRDLFSKGIL, encoded by the coding sequence ATGTCTAAAAAGCGTGTCGTCTTTTATTCCCATGACACTTTTGGACTGGGGCACATCCGCCGAACCCAAAAGCTGGCCAATGAGATTGCCCAGAATGATCGTTCGATCCTGATCATCTGCGCGTCACCGAAAGCCAGTTCCTATTCGTCTTCCCAAGGGATTGAATACCTGAACCTGCCGGGATTCACCAAACAGGTCACAGGGCAGTACGTTCCGCGCAGCCTGAATATTCCCATTGATGAATTCGTGAACCTGCGTGCATCTTTGATCTTAAGCGCCGTGCGCGCCTTCCAGCCCGATGTCTTTATCATCGACAAAGAACCGCTGGGCGTAAAAAAAGAACTTCTGCCTGCGCTGGAATATCTGAAAAAGCAGAAGAAATGCAAAGTCGTCTGTGGCTTCCGCGATATTCTGGATGAAAAAGAAGCGGTCCAGGATGAATGGCAACGCCGTGACACGGCGGATTCTTTACGCCGTTATTTTGACCATGTGCTGATCTATGGTGAAAAAAACGTTTATGACTTCGCCGCAGAGTATGGCCTTGATCCGGACCTGGCGGAAAAACTTCTGTATGTAGGTTATGTTCACCCCCAGGAAAATCTGAATCACAGCGATTTCAAGATGCCGTTTGAAAACAAACTTCCGAACGTCACCCTGACCCTGGGTGGTGGCGGCGATGGTGACGAGATCCTGAAACTTTATACGGAACTTCTTTCCCGTCGTGGCAGCGAGCTAAAATTCAATTCCTATGTTCTGACCGGGCCTTTCGCGAACCCTGAATCTGTCAAAGCCCTGCAGGCGATTGAAGTCCGATTGCCTCAATTGAGCGTCAAAGAATTCGTATCAGACAGCTTCTCGGTTTTTCAACAAAGTGACTTGGTCGTTTCCATGGGTGGCTACAACACCATGACGGAACTGGTCAGCATGGGACAAAAGCCGATCATCCTGCCACGAGTAAAACCCCGCAAAGAACAACTGATCCGGGCTTCTGTCTTCCAAAAACGCGGGCTCTGTGACTTCCTGGCCCCAGAGGCTCTGACCCCGGAATCCCTCGAACAGCTGATCACCCAGCGTTTAAGCAGCCCCCGGAAAGCCCCGCACTTCCCGGCCGAAGGCTTGGCACAGTTCCGTGACCTATTCAGTAAAGGCATCTTATGA